A window from Eubalaena glacialis isolate mEubGla1 chromosome 1, mEubGla1.1.hap2.+ XY, whole genome shotgun sequence encodes these proteins:
- the CTLA4 gene encoding cytotoxic T-lymphocyte protein 4 isoform X2, which produces MACFGFQSHGARLDLASRTWPCTALFSLLFIPVFSKGVHVAQPAVVLASSRGVASFVCEYGSSGKAAEVRVTVLRKAGGQLNEVCAATYMVEDELTFLEDSTCAGTSSGNKVNLTIQGLRATDTGLYICKVELMYPPPYYVGMGNGTQIYVIAKEKKPSYYRGLCENAPNRARM; this is translated from the exons ATGGCTTGCTTTGGATTCCAGAGTCATGGGGCTCGGCTGGACCTGGCTTCTAGGACCTGGCCCTGTACTgccctgttttctcttctcttcatcCCCGTTTTCTCTAAAG GGGTGCACGTGGCCCAGCCCGCAGTGGTGCTGGCCAGCAGTCGGGGTGTTGCGAGCTTCGTGTGTGAATATGGGTCGTCAGGCAAAGCCGCCGAGGTCCGGGTGACGGTGTTGCGGAAGGCAGGCGGCCAGCTGAACGAAGTCTGCGCTGCGACCTACATGGTGGAAGATGAGCTGACCTTCCTGGAGGATTCCACTTGCGCCGGCACCTCCAGTGGGAACAAAGTGAACCTCACCATCCAAGGGCTGAGGGCCACGGACACCGGGCTCTACATCTGCAAGGTGGAGCTCATGTACCCGCCGCCCTACTATGTGGGCATGGGCAATGGAACCCAAATTTACGTCATTG CTAAAGAAAAGAAGCCCTCTTACTACAGGGGTCTATGTGAAAATGCCCCCAACAGAGCCAGAATGTGA
- the CTLA4 gene encoding cytotoxic T-lymphocyte protein 4 isoform X1: MACFGFQSHGARLDLASRTWPCTALFSLLFIPVFSKGVHVAQPAVVLASSRGVASFVCEYGSSGKAAEVRVTVLRKAGGQLNEVCAATYMVEDELTFLEDSTCAGTSSGNKVNLTIQGLRATDTGLYICKVELMYPPPYYVGMGNGTQIYVIDPEPCPDSDFLLWILAAVSSGLFFYSFLITAVSLSKMLKKRSPLTTGVYVKMPPTEPECEKQFQPYFIPIN; this comes from the exons ATGGCTTGCTTTGGATTCCAGAGTCATGGGGCTCGGCTGGACCTGGCTTCTAGGACCTGGCCCTGTACTgccctgttttctcttctcttcatcCCCGTTTTCTCTAAAG GGGTGCACGTGGCCCAGCCCGCAGTGGTGCTGGCCAGCAGTCGGGGTGTTGCGAGCTTCGTGTGTGAATATGGGTCGTCAGGCAAAGCCGCCGAGGTCCGGGTGACGGTGTTGCGGAAGGCAGGCGGCCAGCTGAACGAAGTCTGCGCTGCGACCTACATGGTGGAAGATGAGCTGACCTTCCTGGAGGATTCCACTTGCGCCGGCACCTCCAGTGGGAACAAAGTGAACCTCACCATCCAAGGGCTGAGGGCCACGGACACCGGGCTCTACATCTGCAAGGTGGAGCTCATGTACCCGCCGCCCTACTATGTGGGCATGGGCAATGGAACCCAAATTTACGTCATTG ATCCAGAACCATGCCCGGATTCTGATTTCCTCCTCTGGATCCTGGCAGCAGTTAGTTCAGGGCTGTTTTTCTACAGCTTCCTCATCACAGCTGTTTCTTTGAGCAAAATG CTAAAGAAAAGAAGCCCTCTTACTACAGGGGTCTATGTGAAAATGCCCCCAACAGAGCCAGAATGTGAAAAGCAATTTCAGCCTTATTTCATTCCCATCAATTGA